The following proteins come from a genomic window of Rattus norvegicus strain BN/NHsdMcwi chromosome 8, GRCr8, whole genome shotgun sequence:
- the LOC108351703 gene encoding large ribosomal subunit protein uL15-like — MPSRLRKTWKLRGHVSHGHGRIGKHRKHPGGRGNAGGVHHYRINSDKYHPGYFGKAGMRHYHLKRNQSFCPTVNLDKLWTLVSEQTRVNAAKNKTGAAPIIDVVRSGYYKVLGKGKLPKQPVMVKAKFFSRRAEEKMKGVGGACVLVA; from the coding sequence ATGCCATCCAGACTGAGGAAGACCTGGAAACTCCGGGGCCACGTGAGCCACGGCCACGGTCGCATTGGTAAGCACCGCAAGCACCCAGGAGGCCGAGGGAATGCTGGAGGCGTGCATCACTACAGGATCAACTCTGACAAATATCATCCTGGTTACTTCGGCAAAGCTGGCATGAGGCATTACCACTTGAAGAGGAACCAGAGCTTCTGCCCAACTGTCAACCTGGATAAATTATGGACGTTGGTCAGCGAGCAGACACGGGTCAATGCAGCAAAAAACAAGACTGGAGCTGCTCCCATCATTGATGTTGTTCGATCAGGCTACTACAAAGTTCTGGGGAAGGGGAAGCTCCCTAAGCAACCTGTCATGGTGAAGGCCAAATTCTTCAGCAGAAGAGCTGAGGAGAAGATGAAGGGTGTTGGAGGTGCCTGTGTTCTGGTGGCTTAA